Sequence from the Malaciobacter pacificus genome:
ATATACTCTTCATTTAATGCAATTGTTGAATATGTATAATTACTTAAAATAAATAATGGATATTTAGGAAGTTGAGTTTTAATCACATCAGGTAATTCAGGTTCAAATGTTATAGCATCAAAATTTCCAGTTATTGAAAACTCTTTATCATTTAATAATAAAAAATCCATAACCTCTTTTACTTGTTTAGAAACTAAATCTTTATAATCTTCATTTTCAATAATATCTTTAATCATAATTAATACCTATTTTAATTTTTTATTGATATTATATCGAATGAAACGAACTATTATCCTTATTTTTTTATTTGCTTTCACATTAAATGCCTATGAATTTAAACTAAATAAAAAAGATATAAAATATATTAATAAGTCTGTAAAGAAGCCTTTTATAGTTAATAGGTTAAAAAAATATGAAGAACTAAAAATAAAAGTTAAAGACTATAACTTAATTCGAAAATTATCACATATAAATTCTTTTGTTAATAAAATATTACCAGCCTATGACTTAGCAGAAAACTCATCAATTGATTATTGGGCAACACCTAAAGAGTTTTTAATTCAAGGCCATGGTGATTGTGAAGATTATGCAATAACAAAGTATTTTACACTTCTTGAACTAGGAATTCCAAAAGAAAAACTATATTTTGCTGTAGTTGATATAAAAGGTCAAAGAGATTCTCATATGGTACTTTTATACTTAGAAAATATAAAATCAACACCACTTGTATTAGATAATCTTAGCTTTAAAGTAATTCCCTTTACAAAAAGAAAAAAGTTAATTCCCAAGTTTGCATTCAATGAAATAGATTCTTATAGATTTAACCCTGAAGGTTTTACTAAAAAAGTTAGAATTAAATGGGGAAAAGAGAATAAATGGGAAAAACTTTTAAACAGAGTTTATGTTCTTAATGAATAATTTTCTATTACATCAAAATCAATCATTGCATTTAATAAAGCTATCTTTTCTGATTTTTTTAACATCTCAACTGTGATGTTTTTTTCTATTAAATTTTTTTCTTTAATCAACCTAGATTTTGTAGTACCTTCAAGTAAAGACTCTTTTGAAATATACCACTGATTTTCATAATACACAGCAATATTAGCTATTGAGGTATCAGTTACTACACCATTTTTAACAATAATGATTTCATCACAATCTTCTTTTAATTCAAATAATTCATCCAAACAAGTTCTATTTAAATACTTACTAGAATAATCTATACAATCATCATAAAGGATTTTAAAAGTCTCAATAACTCTTTTTTTATATGGATAAAAATCTACACTTAAAATACCTGATTCATCATAGATTAACTTACATCTTAAAAGTTCACTATTTGGAGGATAAATATACTCTTGTAAATTTAGATTTAATCCTATAGTTTTAGCTATTCTTCTTTCATGATACTCTAAATTAAAAATCTCAAAGTCTTCACATTTGATAGTTTCAAAATATTTTATACTCATTTTACTCTTTTTATTTTTTAAAGTATCATAACATAGGAAAGTTTATTTATTCACTATTTTTTTGCAAAAACCTTTGCAACTTCATTTGCATATTGTAATTGAGTTGTTATTCCTACACAAGAACAGTTTATTTCTGAGAGAATATATTTATCATTTCCATTTTCATCATAATCTAATATATAATCCATTGTCCAAAGAAGAGGATAATTCTGTCCTGCTAAGTAAGGCTTTAAATCTTTTAATCCTTCTATAGTTAAAGTAACTACATCTTTCCATTTTTCTTCATTTGGTGATTCATAGTTATATTTAGCTCCTGAAAATAAAGTAGCAGAAAAAGCCCCATCTTGTGGTTTTTTATGAACAACAGAAATTGGTTTATCATTTACTAGTAAAACTCTAATTTCACCTTCACTAATTCTTTCTAAATATCTACAACCAACAAAACCTGTTTTTCCTTGAAAATATTCAGCGTATTCATTATCTTCTTCAAAGTTTTTCTCAAATTTAGATATAAACTCATGAATATCATCATAATAGTATTTTTCATTATTAACAGCTTCAGTAGAGATAATTGAACCATCATCTTGCAATCTAACTAAATAAACACCCTCACCAGTTGAGCCATAATTTGTTTTTAAAACTCTAATTCCATACTTTTTTAAATCATTGGGAAACTTTGAAGCAAAATCTGAAAAT
This genomic interval carries:
- a CDS encoding transglutaminase-like cysteine peptidase, with the translated sequence MKRTIILIFLFAFTLNAYEFKLNKKDIKYINKSVKKPFIVNRLKKYEELKIKVKDYNLIRKLSHINSFVNKILPAYDLAENSSIDYWATPKEFLIQGHGDCEDYAITKYFTLLELGIPKEKLYFAVVDIKGQRDSHMVLLYLENIKSTPLVLDNLSFKVIPFTKRKKLIPKFAFNEIDSYRFNPEGFTKKVRIKWGKENKWEKLLNRVYVLNE
- a CDS encoding aminotransferase class IV, which encodes MSIKYFETIKCEDFEIFNLEYHERRIAKTIGLNLNLQEYIYPPNSELLRCKLIYDESGILSVDFYPYKKRVIETFKILYDDCIDYSSKYLNRTCLDELFELKEDCDEIIIVKNGVVTDTSIANIAVYYENQWYISKESLLEGTTKSRLIKEKNLIEKNITVEMLKKSEKIALLNAMIDFDVIENYSLRT
- a CDS encoding Cj0069 family protein, translating into MYKKDTIFIIEYSKGSDKGFDGFRPDTKPILNAICDATNFKTEIVFFKPNKKYQLLEYLKKNAHAVISRINPGNLKQVDEYFQFLKALSDSDIEVHTHPDVMINLDFKDILAKLKDTKLGDRESYFYHQFSDFASKFPNDLKKYGIRVLKTNYGSTGEGVYLVRLQDDGSIISTEAVNNEKYYYDDIHEFISKFEKNFEEDNEYAEYFQGKTGFVGCRYLERISEGEIRVLLVNDKPISVVHKKPQDGAFSATLFSGAKYNYESPNEEKWKDVVTLTIEGLKDLKPYLAGQNYPLLWTMDYILDYDENGNDKYILSEINCSCVGITTQLQYANEVAKVFAKK